The sequence AGCAGGCGACGACGGCGCCGACCAAGAAGCAGTAGGTCTTCGGTGATTGGCTAATCTCCCCCTTGTGGGGGAGATAGACAGCTCTAGCGCTCTGCCCATACGGGCAGCTTGCCGTAGACTCGTTCATCGTCTATCGCCGATGAACGATGACAGAATCCACCCTTGAACCAGATCGCGCTGCCAGCGTTCTACCCGACTGCATCTCCGACAGTCGCGCTGTCGCTGCGCGCTTTGCGGCGTTGTCGCACCCGGCACGGATTGAGATCCTGAAGCACCTGTCGGCCAGCAATTCCTGCTGCTGCCGCGAGGTCGTCGATCGTTTCGATCTGGCGCAGTCTACCGTGTCCCAGCATCTGAAGATCCTGGTCGAGGCCGGCCTGGTCCGCTTCGAGCCTGACCGCCAGCGCTCGCGCTATGCGGTCGATCATGCCGCGCTCGCCAACCTATCGGCATCGCTAAGCACGCTCGTCAATTCCTGCTGCTCCGGCCGCTGACCCTCTCACCCAAAAGGCAAGAAAAGTGGTCGAAAAAACCGTCTCCGCCGACACCTCAACGCTCACGACATTGCGCAATCTGTGGCCCTATATGTGGCCGGCCGACCGCGCCGATCTCAGGGCGCGCGTCACCTGGGCGACACTGCTGCTGGTCGTCGCCAAGCTGACATTGGTCACCGGTCCCTATTTCTTCAAATGGGCGACCGATGCGCTGGCGGGAGGCTCCAAAACGCCACCGCCGCTGCCGTCCTTCCTGCTCGCCCCGGTGATGCTGGTCATCGCCTACAATGTGCTGAGGCTGGTTCAGCTTGGCTTCAACCAGTTGCGCGATGCGCTGTTTGCCCGCGTCGGCCAGCATGCGGTGCGCCAGCTCGCCTTCCGCACCTTCGTTCACATGCACCAGCTGTCGCTACGCTTCCACCTCGAACGCCGCACCGGCGGCCTGTCGCGCATCATCGAGCGCGGCACCAAGGGCATCGAGACGATCGTGCGCTTCATCATGCTCAACACGGCGCCGACCATTCTCGAATTCGCGCTGACCGCCGGCATTTTCGGTTTCACCTACGGTTGGAAATACGTGGCTGTGGTGGCGGCTACCGTTTGCCTCTATGTCTGGTTCACGGTCAAGGCGAGCGACTGGCGCATCTCGATCCGCCGCGACATGAACGACAGCGACACCGACGCCAACACGAAGGCGATCGACTCCCTGCTCAATTTCGAGACCGTCAAGTATTTCACCAACGAGGCCATGGAAGCCGACCGCTTTGACCGCTCGATGGCGCGCTATGAGGTCGCCGCCACCAAGACCTGGACTTCGCTCGGCTGGCTGAATTTTGGCCAGGGCGTCATCTTCGGCCTCGGCACGGTCGTCGTCATGTGCATGTCGGCGCTGGAGGTGCAGGCCCACACGCAGACGGTTGGCGATTTCGTCTTCATCAATGCCATGCTGGTGCAGCTTTCCGTGCCGCTCAATTTCATCGGTTTCATCTACCGCGAAATCCGGCAAGGCCTGACCGACATCGAGCACATGTTCGACCTGCTCGACGTGCCGCAGGAGATCGTCGACAAGCCGGATGCAAAACCGCTCACCGTCGGCGCCGGCAAGGTCGAATTCCGCGACGTGCATTTCTCCTATGATCCGAACCGCAAGATCCTGAAAGGTGTTTCCTTCGAGGTGCCGGCCGGCAGGACGGTCGCCATTGTCGGGCCGTCGGGGGCCGGCAAGTCGACCATTTCGCGGCTGCTGTTCCGCTTCTACGACGTGCAGGGTGGCCAGGTGCTGATCGACGGCCAGGACATCCGGGATGTCACCCAGGACAGCCTGCGCGCGGCGCTTGGCATGGTGCCGCAGGACACGGTGCTGTTCAACGACACCATCGCCTACAACATCCGCTACGGCCGCGTCGGCGCGAGCGAAGAGGAGGTGCGCAAGGCAGCCGAACTCGCCCAGATCGGACCGTTCATCGAGAAGCTGCCCGATGGCTACAAGTCTATGGTTGGCGAGCGCGGGCTGAAGCTTTCGGGTGGCGAAAAACAGCGCGTCGCGATTGCCCGCACCATCCTGAAGGCACCACCGATCCTTATGCTCGACGAGGCCACATCGGCGCTGGACAGCCACACCGAGCAGGAGATCCAGGCCGCGCTCGATCTCGTCAGCAAGGGCCGCACCACCATCGTCATTGCCCACCGCCTGTCGACGGTGATTTCCGCCGACGAGATCATCGTGCTCAAGGACGGCCAGATCGCCGAGCGTGGCACCCATGTCGAGCTGATGCGCAAGCATGGCCTCTATGCCTCGATGTGGGACCGCCAGCGCGAGGCGACCGAAGCCGAGGAGCGGCTGCGCCTTGCCCGCGAGGGCGACGAGCTCGGTGTGATCGTTCGCCGGCGGACATCGGAGGTGTCGTAGCGCCTTTTCCTTCTCCCCCTGTGGGAGAAGGTGGATCGGCGCGCTAGCGCCGATACGGTTGAGGGGTGGGTGACGGAGTGCCGTCCTCGCCAAGCTGGAGCACCCCTCATCCGACCTCGCTTCGCGAGGCCACCTTCTCCCACAAGGGGCCTGTTGCGCAGTTACTGGGAGGAACGGCGGGGGAACAGGATCAGCGGGCTATTGCTGGTTCTTAGGGGTTGAGGTCTGGTTTCGATGTTTGAGGTGGCGGTTCGGCCTTGGCTGGCCGGATTGTGGACGCACCTATCCCGTGATGGCGGCCCATCGGCGCATGTTGAAAGCGATGGCCGCCATTGTCACCTGACCAGCAGCCTTGGCCAACCCGATGTAGCGGATCGTGGTCAGCTTCATGCGGTTCTTGAGCGTGGCGAAGGTGGTCTCCACCGCTGCTCGCCGTCTGGCGATCAGGCGATTGTAGTGCTTGAGCCGCGGCGGCAGCGCATGATGCTTGTTGGGGCGCCGTGCAATGCGCACCTTCTTGCCGGCCGCCCTGAGCCGAGCACGGCGGGCATGGGTGTCATAGGCTGCGTCTGCCCATACCGTCTTCTCATCACCGCAGATCAAGTGATCAGCCACGACCGTGTCGTTGACGTTGGCCGGTGTCGTGATCACCGTGCGGATCAGGCCAGAGCCTTCATCCACCCCGACATGAGCCTTGTAGCCGAAGGTAAGGCCGCTCTTGCCCTTGCGTGCTGTGACGCGGGCGTCCGTATCCTGCGACGGCCGCTCGGGTGTCGGCGGCGTCGAGACCGCATCAATCAGCGTGGCATCCAGCATCGTACCGCGCTTCAGGATCACGCCGGCCTTCTCCAACTGCCGGTCCAGTTCGCCAAACAGCTTCTCCATCAGCCCTTCGCTGACAAGCAGATTGCGAAAACGCGACAGCACCGTGTGGTCGGGGATTGTATCGTCCAGCCCCAGCCCAGCAAAGCGCCGGAACGACAGCCGATCGCCCAGCGCTTCCTCTAACTCGCGATCCGACAGTCCGTAGAGCGATTGCAGCAACAGTGCCTTGAACAACACCAGCGGCGGCCAGGCAGCTCGACCCGGTCCACCATCGCGCAGCGCATTAAGCAGCTTCTCGAACCGGTACCACTTCACCAGACCCGACAGACGGTCGAGTGGCGAAGAACCCCCCCGTCAGCTTGTGGCCCAGAAAGGCCTCCGCCAAGCTCAACTGTCCAGTCTGCTTCACCGCCATCGCGATTCCTCCGAGCTCCCTCTCAGAGAATCACAACCAGCGAATTACGCAACAGGCCCACAAGGGGAGAAGGAAGAGGTAAAAATCCGCTTGACCTCAACTTAAGTTGAGATTGTACGCCGTTCCTGGAGCCCGAAAACACCATCATCCAGGAACGGAACAATCGAAATGAACGACATAAATCAGACTGTTAACGGCGGCAGCGTGTTCAGGGTGGACAAGTTCGTCGTCCCGGCCGCCGCCCGTGAAGAGATACTCGTCAAGGTCAGGGCGACACACGAATTGCTGCGCCAGCAGCAGGGTTTCGTGCAGGATTTCCTGCTCGAGCAATTTTCAGGGCCGGGCGAATTCAACCTGGTGACGATCGTCGAATGGGAAAGCCAGGCGGCCGTCGACAAGGTCGTGCCGATCGTCAAGGCCGCGCATGAGCGTATCGCGTTCAACCCGCAGGAGACGATCGCGCGCCTGGGCGTGCGGGCCGACATCGCCAACTATCAGCGCGTGCCGGAACTTTAACGCTCATTCAGCGCAACGACGCCCAGCGTCTGTCTGGCGCGGGCGTTCCCCGCTCTATCCCGATAGATGAGCTGGGGCTTTTATCCTCAACAACAACTGATATTGTCTGGGCAATAACAACCGATTTTTGAATTACGGAAACATTTCGATGTTTGGCTTTTTCTCGCGCAAGTCCAAAGGGGCGTCCGAGAAGACGCCACCCGCTTCGGAAGATAAAGGGGTCAATCTCCTCGTACCTCTAATCACGGTGCCTCGTTCGAAGGTCGAGAAGGCTAGTGAAAAGCCTTTTGATCTTGTCTTAGCTGTCATGCAATTCGCGGTGACGATCGTTTCCAAAGGGCTCTACCGTCATCCGGAGATCAACCCCAAGGCGATGCAGGTCTTTCATGCGGACTGGTACTCCTCGGAGGTAAAGAACGGCGGCCACAGTCAGTTTATCCACAATGCGGGCAGGGAAATCGACACCACGATTGCCAACGCCAGAGCCGGACTCAGCGCCTGCGGGGCAACGAGGCAGTTGGCGACCTTGGAAAAGATGTCAGCTTGGGTTGCCCGCAATCCTGATGAAGCAGCGAAACAAACGGGCTTCGAGGGTGGCCGCGACGATTTCCTGGATACGCTCGATGACGCATTCTACGAAGCGGATGAAGCCGCGTCGATGGAGGATTTGCTCGCGCGTTGGATCACGTCTTGGGCCGATCTGCAGATTGTCGATGATGACAACTACGACGATACGATCGACCGACTCGTTGTGGCCAACCCCCAGCGTGAAAGTAGGCTTCTTCATGAGTCGGTCAGCAAACTGGTGAGCCAGATGTTGAGCCAGCGTGACGTCGGTGCCGGCCTCGCCTGCGCTAAGGCGTCGCCGTCGGAGATCAAACGGGGGTTTGGGATGGCGAGGATGCTGGATGTCGAGGGCGAAAAGCAAATGGTCTTTCAACTCCGCACCAGCGCGGATGAGCTCCGGCTATGCGCAGCAACAAAGGCACACGTTACCGTTTACGAGTGTATTCCCCCGGACGATCCTCCGATCATACGCGCGGGTGAGAGCCTGTTGGGAGCTGATGCACCGAGGGTCGGGCCACGGCTTGGGCGCGCTGAGGAGTCGGAGATTGAGGCAGCAATCCAGCTGACTGAGCAAAATCATGCTCCGGTCGCTGTCGACCTTCTGCTGCGCAAGGCCGGGTTCGATCCGCTGGGTGCCATCGTTTCAGCTAACTCGGTGGTGCAAACGGCGGAAGGGCCTGTGGTGAACTGGGTGGTGCTGGCGTCTGACCGGAGCTTCCTCTCCCTGTCTTCGCCGAATGGCAGTGTGCTCTTAAGTGGCGAGGATTACGAAAAACTCGCGGAGGCTACGATGCCCGAACTCGACGCGCACTTTGATCGCTCCGCTGCCGCAGAGTAGAGTCTCAGCTCGCATTCATCATACCGCCCTCAGCCGCCACACCCATCCTCCCATTGTTGCGTTGCGGGCAGGGGGGCTTTCCGCTATTGAGGCGCAACCTGAAACAGGGACCTGCCCCAAGCCCTATGAGCCTTCTCGACTCGGTCAAGAATACCTTCGTTCCGATCCATCGCGAGGGATATCCCTTCATCGCCGCTTTCGGCGCGGGGACGCTTTTCCTTGGCTATTTCTCCTCGATCCTGTTCTGGATCGGCCTGATCCCTGACCGCCTGGTGCGTCTATTTCTTCCGCGACCCCGAGCGCGTCACACCGGTCGACGACCGCCTGGTGGTGAGCCCCGCCGATGGTATCATTTCGGCGGTCGGTCCGGCCCTGCCGCCGCGCGAGCTTGGCCTCGGCAATGTCGAGATGACCCGCATCTCGGTGTTCATGAACGTCTTTTCCTGCCATGTGAACCGCTCGCCCGTGCGCGGCCGCATCGCCAAGATCGAGCATCGGCCGGGAAAATTCCTCAACGCCGAACTCGACAAGGCCAGCACCGAGAACGAGCGCAACGGCCTGGTCATCGAAAGCCCCAATGGCACGGTGGCTGCCGTCCAGATCGCCGGCCTGGTGGCGCGGCGCATCGTTTGCTGGGCCGAGGCTGGCGGCTCGATCGGCACCGGCGAGCGTTTCGGCCTGATCCGCTTCGGCTCGCGCGTCGATGTCTTCCTGCCCTTGACCGCGACGCCGCGCGTCGCCGTCGGCCAGACGGCGGTCGGCGGCGAAACGGTGCTCGCCGAGTTCGGTGGTGTCGCCGGCACTCCTCTTGTGCGGATTTCCTGAGCCTTGGGCGCGCCGTTCAAGAAGTTCGAGGCTCATGCCAGCGGCGGTCCGCGCATCCGCGAGATCCCGATGCGCATGGTGCTGCCCAACCTGGTCACCGTGCTTGCCATCTGCGCCGGCCTGTCCGGCATCCGCTTTGCCTTCGAGGATCGCTTCGAGACGGCGGTGGTGATGGTGCTGCTGGCTGCCTTTCTCGACGGCATCGACGGTCGGCTCGCACGCATGCTGAAGGCGACTTCAAAATTCGGCGCGCAGATGGATTCGCTCGCCGACATCGTCAACTTCGGTGTTGCACCTGCTCTGGTGCTCTACGCCTTCCTGCTCGACCGCGCCGGCTCGCCGGGCTGGATCGCAGCCCTTCTGTTCGCCATCGCCTGCGGGCTGAGACTTGCCCGCTTCAACGTGCTCGACGACGAGAAAGCCGAGCGTCCGCTGTGGCAGTCGGAATATTTCGTTGGCGTGCCGGCGCCGGCCGGCGCGGTGCTGGTGATGCTGCCGCTCTATCTGTTTTTCCTGCGGCTCGGGCTGGAGCCAAGCCGCCCGGCCGCCTTCGTCGCCACCGGCTTCACCATCCTGGTCGCCTTCCTTCTGGTCAGCCGGCTGCCTGTCTATTCCGGCAAGAGCATCAAGATCCCTGGCGACAGGGTGCTGCCAGTCATTCTGGCCGTCGTGCTCTACATTCTCTTGCTGATGACCTATCCCTGGTACACGCTGACGGCGTCGGTCGCGGGCTATCTGATCTTCCTGCCGTTCTCCGTGCGCGCCTACTCCAAGCGCGCCAAGCTCGAGGGCGAGAAGGTGCCGCCTTCGGACATAGGGTAGAACCTTACGCCGCGACGCCCAGCCCCAGCCTGTCGATCGCCAGCTTCCTGGTCGAGACATAATCGGTCTTGCCGGACCCCAGCACCGGGATTTCCTCCACCTTGACGATGTCGTTGGGCACCATCAATTCGGCGGCCCCGGCCTTCTTACCGAACTGGCGCAGCTCTTCGGGATTGGCATCGTCGGCGGTGGTGACCAGCACGATACGCTCGCCGCGCCTTTTGTCCGGCACCGCCACCGCCGCATGGCGTTCTTCCGGCCACAGCGACTGCACCAGCATCTCGACCGCGCCCAGCGACACCATCTCGCCGGCGATCTTGGCAAAGCGCTTGGCGCGGCCGCGGATGGTGATGAAGCCCTCGCGGTCGACGGCGACGATATCGCCGGTGTCGTGCCAGCCGGTCAGCGGCTGCAGCTCACCGGGGCGGTCCGCGGTCATGTAGCCCATCATCAGATTGGGTCCGTCGAGCCACAACTGACCGGCATCCGAGATGCCCTCGACTGGCTCAAGCTTCATACGCATCGCCGGCAAGAGCCGCCCAACCGTGCCGTCGCGGCCATGGATCGCGGTGTTGACGGCAACCACCGGAGCGGCCTCGGTCAGCCCGAAACCTTCGATGATCTCGGCCTGGAAGCGATCGCGATAGACGCGGCGGGTTTCCGGCTTCACCGCCTCGGCCCCGGCAACGACGAAGCGCAGGCTGGAGAAGTCGCCATCCTTGGCGGTGCGCGCATAGTTGGCGAGGAATGTGTCGGTGCCGAACATGATCGTCGGCTTCACCTTGCGCGCGATCTCGGGGATGATCTTGTAGTGGAGCGGCGAGGGGTAGAGGAACAGTTTTACCCCGGTGACCAGCGGCAGGATGGTGCCGCCCGTCAGGCCGAAGGAATGGAACACCGGCAGTACGTTGAGCAGGATGTCGGCCGGCGAGATGGTGATGCGCGCCTCTGCCTGCATGGCATTGGCGAGCAGGTTCTTTTGCGACAGGACAACCGCCTTGGGCGTGCCTTCCGAACCCGAGGTGAACAGTATCACGCCCGGCTTGGCCGCATCCTGCGGCTGCAGCGGCAAGCGCCACAGCAAGGCTGCGGCAAGCTTGTCCAGCGCGGTGACGCTTGCTCGCAGATCCTCCAGCCACAGCAGCCTGGCGCCGCCCTTTTCGACCGCCGCGACGATATCGGCGAGATCGGCCTTCTCGACGAAGGCGCGGGAGGAGATGACGGTGCGGATGACAGCCGTGCTTACCGCTGCCGTGACGCTCGCCGGCCCGGCGGTGTAATTGATCATCGCCGCCACCCGGCCCGCTGAGAGAAGGCCGACCAACGACAGCACGACGCCATTGGCGTTGGGCAGCATTATCCCCACCGCTTCGCCCGGCGCCGTTGCCGCCTCGAAGCGTCGGCCCAGCACGCGGGCGCCGATGAACATCTTGCGGTAGCTCAGCGCGCCCGAGATGACATCCTCGATGATCGGGTGCGAGGCGCCGACCCTAGCTGCGGCAGCGCGCATGGCCAGGAACAGGCCGCGATCGAGGTCGGTGCCGAAAAGCCGCGCCTCGGCGACGCGGTCGAACAATGCATTGGTGTTCGAGGCTTGGTCCGGATTGCGTGCCACCAGTTCGGCGATGGTCATCGGTTCCAGCACACTGATCGACAGCTGCGGAAACCAGTGCCGCGGCGCCTTGTCGGCCGGCGTCAGCGAAACGGGCAGGCTGCGCGCGCCGGCGACGAAGATCGGCACGATGCGGGCGTCGGCCTGCATGGCGATGCGGGTGACGGCGCGAAACAGCCGGAACGTCTTGACGTCAGGCTCGACCGCGTCCGGCAGATAGACGGCGAGCCGGCCCTTGCCCTTCAGCACACGCACCAGCCGGCGGCTGACGAAAAGATGTTCGGCATTGAAGGCGATGGTGCGGCCAAGCTCGCGCCATGGTTCGAGCCAGGGTGAGCGCGCCGAGACCTCGTCGAGAATGTGCAGCGTGTCGTCCGGCAACAGCGACAGCATCAGCGCCGGTTCGAAGCGCGACTGGTGCGAGATGACGTAGATAACGGGAGCCTGCGCATTGCGTGCGATCCCGATGCGGTTGTCGCTGATCCGGTAGGCGAGCTTGAAGGGCACATAGAGCATCGCCTGGCTGAAACGCAGGCCAAGGCGGAATTTTTCCACCACGCCGATCAGCAGCCAGGCGAAAACAAGACCAGCAAGCAGCGCCAGTGTCAGGATCATGCCGCGTCTCTCCCAACGATTTTTGTCATCGCGGCTCTTCCGTGGCCGCCTCGGCGCAGAGCGTAGCGCAAGTGGGCGCTAGGTCAATGTGGGAAGAGACGGTGTTCCTGCTCCCTCGGGAGGAAGAAGGAACAAGGGCCTCACGCCGCCTTCAGCCGTCCGCTGATAAAGCGGAACTCCTGCGTCTTGCCGCCATAGCCATAGGCGGCTGCCGGCACTTCATGCACGAAGGCGTAGCTTTCCTCGTGCACGCCGCCCAGCAGGCGGCCGAAGGCGTCGAAGAGAGCCTTGAGATAGGCCTCGAGTTCGAGCTTGGTGTTGGTGCCGTCGACCACCTTGATATCCAGCCAGAACGTGTTGGTGCCATGTTCGGCCAGCGACTTGCCGCCGGCGAACCAGTGCTGCGGATCGATATAGGATACGGCGACAGCCGTGATCGTCGGATCCTTGCGCAATTGCGTGGCGGTGATCTCGGTGATTTCCCTGGCAATCCTGGCGGACAAAGCGGCGTCCGGCTTGC is a genomic window of Mesorhizobium huakuii containing:
- a CDS encoding CDP-alcohol phosphatidyltransferase family protein, translated to MGAPFKKFEAHASGGPRIREIPMRMVLPNLVTVLAICAGLSGIRFAFEDRFETAVVMVLLAAFLDGIDGRLARMLKATSKFGAQMDSLADIVNFGVAPALVLYAFLLDRAGSPGWIAALLFAIACGLRLARFNVLDDEKAERPLWQSEYFVGVPAPAGAVLVMLPLYLFFLRLGLEPSRPAAFVATGFTILVAFLLVSRLPVYSGKSIKIPGDRVLPVILAVVLYILLLMTYPWYTLTASVAGYLIFLPFSVRAYSKRAKLEGEKVPPSDIG
- a CDS encoding AMP-binding protein, whose protein sequence is MILTLALLAGLVFAWLLIGVVEKFRLGLRFSQAMLYVPFKLAYRISDNRIGIARNAQAPVIYVISHQSRFEPALMLSLLPDDTLHILDEVSARSPWLEPWRELGRTIAFNAEHLFVSRRLVRVLKGKGRLAVYLPDAVEPDVKTFRLFRAVTRIAMQADARIVPIFVAGARSLPVSLTPADKAPRHWFPQLSISVLEPMTIAELVARNPDQASNTNALFDRVAEARLFGTDLDRGLFLAMRAAAARVGASHPIIEDVISGALSYRKMFIGARVLGRRFEAATAPGEAVGIMLPNANGVVLSLVGLLSAGRVAAMINYTAGPASVTAAVSTAVIRTVISSRAFVEKADLADIVAAVEKGGARLLWLEDLRASVTALDKLAAALLWRLPLQPQDAAKPGVILFTSGSEGTPKAVVLSQKNLLANAMQAEARITISPADILLNVLPVFHSFGLTGGTILPLVTGVKLFLYPSPLHYKIIPEIARKVKPTIMFGTDTFLANYARTAKDGDFSSLRFVVAGAEAVKPETRRVYRDRFQAEIIEGFGLTEAAPVVAVNTAIHGRDGTVGRLLPAMRMKLEPVEGISDAGQLWLDGPNLMMGYMTADRPGELQPLTGWHDTGDIVAVDREGFITIRGRAKRFAKIAGEMVSLGAVEMLVQSLWPEERHAAVAVPDKRRGERIVLVTTADDANPEELRQFGKKAGAAELMVPNDIVKVEEIPVLGSGKTDYVSTRKLAIDRLGLGVAA
- a CDS encoding DMP19 family protein, which gives rise to MFGFFSRKSKGASEKTPPASEDKGVNLLVPLITVPRSKVEKASEKPFDLVLAVMQFAVTIVSKGLYRHPEINPKAMQVFHADWYSSEVKNGGHSQFIHNAGREIDTTIANARAGLSACGATRQLATLEKMSAWVARNPDEAAKQTGFEGGRDDFLDTLDDAFYEADEAASMEDLLARWITSWADLQIVDDDNYDDTIDRLVVANPQRESRLLHESVSKLVSQMLSQRDVGAGLACAKASPSEIKRGFGMARMLDVEGEKQMVFQLRTSADELRLCAATKAHVTVYECIPPDDPPIIRAGESLLGADAPRVGPRLGRAEESEIEAAIQLTEQNHAPVAVDLLLRKAGFDPLGAIVSANSVVQTAEGPVVNWVVLASDRSFLSLSSPNGSVLLSGEDYEKLAEATMPELDAHFDRSAAAE
- a CDS encoding tautomerase family protein, translating into MPIINISVTGKPDAALSARIAREITEITATQLRKDPTITAVAVSYIDPQHWFAGGKSLAEHGTNTFWLDIKVVDGTNTKLELEAYLKALFDAFGRLLGGVHEESYAFVHEVPAAAYGYGGKTQEFRFISGRLKAA
- a CDS encoding ArsR/SmtB family transcription factor — translated: MTESTLEPDRAASVLPDCISDSRAVAARFAALSHPARIEILKHLSASNSCCCREVVDRFDLAQSTVSQHLKILVEAGLVRFEPDRQRSRYAVDHAALANLSASLSTLVNSCCSGR
- a CDS encoding ABCB family ABC transporter ATP-binding protein/permease, with product MVEKTVSADTSTLTTLRNLWPYMWPADRADLRARVTWATLLLVVAKLTLVTGPYFFKWATDALAGGSKTPPPLPSFLLAPVMLVIAYNVLRLVQLGFNQLRDALFARVGQHAVRQLAFRTFVHMHQLSLRFHLERRTGGLSRIIERGTKGIETIVRFIMLNTAPTILEFALTAGIFGFTYGWKYVAVVAATVCLYVWFTVKASDWRISIRRDMNDSDTDANTKAIDSLLNFETVKYFTNEAMEADRFDRSMARYEVAATKTWTSLGWLNFGQGVIFGLGTVVVMCMSALEVQAHTQTVGDFVFINAMLVQLSVPLNFIGFIYREIRQGLTDIEHMFDLLDVPQEIVDKPDAKPLTVGAGKVEFRDVHFSYDPNRKILKGVSFEVPAGRTVAIVGPSGAGKSTISRLLFRFYDVQGGQVLIDGQDIRDVTQDSLRAALGMVPQDTVLFNDTIAYNIRYGRVGASEEEVRKAAELAQIGPFIEKLPDGYKSMVGERGLKLSGGEKQRVAIARTILKAPPILMLDEATSALDSHTEQEIQAALDLVSKGRTTIVIAHRLSTVISADEIIVLKDGQIAERGTHVELMRKHGLYASMWDRQREATEAEERLRLAREGDELGVIVRRRTSEVS
- a CDS encoding antibiotic biosynthesis monooxygenase yields the protein MNDINQTVNGGSVFRVDKFVVPAAAREEILVKVRATHELLRQQQGFVQDFLLEQFSGPGEFNLVTIVEWESQAAVDKVVPIVKAAHERIAFNPQETIARLGVRADIANYQRVPEL